The DNA region TACAATCAGCACCAGCATGGTGCTACCCACCGCCAGCACGTAGCGTTCCAGCCCGACGGCAATGCCCACGGCCGCTGTGACCCACACCGACGCCGCTGTGGTCAGTCCCCGCGCCCGGGCGCGACCACGCGAAATGAAGATCGTTCCCGCTCCCAGAAAACTCACGCCTGTGACCACGGCACTGACAATCCGCACCGGGTCGAACCTGAGGCTTTCGCCATACTCCTGAAACCGCGCGATGAAAAGCTCGCCGAGAATTACGAAAAAGGTGGCTCCCATCCCCACCAGCATATGGGTCCGTATCCCCGCTGACTTGCCGGCCTGTTCGCGTTCCCAGCCGAGTACACCGGCCAGGGCCAACGAGATGACCAGTCGTAAGAGAAGCGCTAGTTCTGCCACCACGGTTTTTCGTACGCGAAAACCATGAAGAGATGTTGGGATTATTCTAAGAAGCCTGCCAGTGGGTCAATAGAGGTCCCTTCTCCCCAAAAACCGGATCGTGGTCCGGCAAAGGTACCTGCGCGATGTTCTGCTCGACGCGGGGGCGCTCGCCTGCCCGACCGTAGTTCATGTCCCAGGTACGGCCGTCAGGATAGGCTCCGATGACCAGGAAGTCGCTGCTGCTGCTCAGGTTTTTGTGCGCTACGCCCGCCGGAATGACGATCACGTCGCCCGCCTTTACGTCGAAGGTCTTGCCGTGCTTATCGCCGCCCAGCCGCACCTGCGCCGATCCCTGCGCGATGCCCAACACTTCGTGCGATGTGCTGTGGTAATGGTGGTACGAATAGATGCCGTTGCGCCACGCGTTACGCCAGTTATGATCGGCAAACGTGGCTTCCATATCGTCGGCCATTGGCTGATCCGACGCCCCGAAAGCTCCCTGGTACAGCAGCAGGGGGCACGCTTCATTGTTTGGAAAAATGCCATCGTCGTGAAAAAGATGCGCGATGGTATGGGTGGAAGAGACAGGAAATGCTGCCATGAAATGTATCGGTATAGACTGGAGAAGAGAGATGGCAGAGGAGAAATCTCCCCCGCCAGAGTTGCACGAAAACCTCGCTAGGCCTGCGAGGCAGCGTCTGTCGTCGATTGGCGCTCAAATGCGCGTTTCAGATGCGTAGCGGCATACGCAAGGGCTTCCTGGGCCGTATCCACGACGCCAGCCAAGCCAAAAAATTCGTGGGTCACGCCTTCGTAACGCTTGGCCTCCACGGCCACCCCTACTTCTTTGAGGCGTTGGGCATACGCTTCGCCCTCGTCGCGCAGGGGATCAATCTCGGCGGTGATGATGGTGGCGGGTGGTAGTTCGTTCAGGTCATCTTCGTCGGCCAGTACCGGCGATGCGTAGGGCTGCTGTCCGTCTACCTCGTTTTCCAGGTAATGCTGCCAGAACCAGGGCATCATCGCGGCATGGAGGGGCACAGCCTCGCGGTGCTCTTCGTAAGAAGGATACGCCATCCGGGCGTCGGTCACCGGGTAGATCAGCAACTGCATCAGGGGCTTCTGCCCCCCTTCGCGTATCGTTTTCAGACAGGTAACCGTAGCCAGGTTCGCACCA from Catalinimonas alkaloidigena includes:
- a CDS encoding MgtC/SapB family protein, yielding MAELALLLRLVISLALAGVLGWEREQAGKSAGIRTHMLVGMGATFFVILGELFIARFQEYGESLRFDPVRIVSAVVTGVSFLGAGTIFISRGRARARGLTTAASVWVTAAVGIAVGLERYVLAVGSTMLVLIVLRVLNQIDGEAKEEQEAD
- a CDS encoding cupin domain-containing protein, translated to MAAFPVSSTHTIAHLFHDDGIFPNNEACPLLLYQGAFGASDQPMADDMEATFADHNWRNAWRNGIYSYHHYHSTSHEVLGIAQGSAQVRLGGDKHGKTFDVKAGDVIVIPAGVAHKNLSSSSDFLVIGAYPDGRTWDMNYGRAGERPRVEQNIAQVPLPDHDPVFGEKGPLLTHWQAS